The genomic window CGACTCGGTCAGGACCCCAGGAATAGAGGCCGCTGGTGACCATGGGGGTGTACGCCCCACAACACCTCCTCAGTGTTCCAGGTCAGCTGACGTCATGGACACCCGCTACCTCCTTGCTGTGTTCTTTATACTCCTGGTGTTGGGACTTGGTGAGTGATCTGCGGGGGAGGGGGTCTTGGAGGAGAAGGGTGAGCTCCGAGCCGCTAAGCTCCCTAACACgctctcccctcccctgccccctgcAGAAGTTCAAGGGGACCTCAGACCCCAGGCAGAAGAGGCCGACGGTTCGACCTTCCTCACCTGGGTGCAGAAATCCCTCCGCAGGTACTGGGATGCAGCCAAGACTACCGCAGAAGGCCTATACCAGAAGACCGCCCTGCCCACTGTAAACGAGAAAATCGGGTAACGCCACCCCCTCGGAAATAGTTCCACTGCATCCACGACCCAGGATGCgggcccccagccccctcctccctcggACCCAGGAGTCCAGTCCCCCGGCCCCcttctccctcagacccaggagtctggCCCCTGGCGCCCTCCTCCCTTAGACGGTTTATCCTTTTTCCCCAGGGACATGTACACCAAGTGCACGTCAGCTGCGACTACCTACTTGGGGATTTTGACTGACCAGATCGTTTCTATTGTGAAGGGAGAGGAGTAAAACCCGGGCCCCCCAGTATGCGGGCGGCGGAGGGAGGAGCCCGGGGCCCAGCTCCGCAGCCCTCCTGACCTCCCCCAGGATCGGAACTCTCGCGGACCATCCCCCCTCCACTTCCCAGCAGCTCTCAGCATCTCGTTCCCAACTCCAGCCTGAATTcttatcaataaaagaaaaaaatccaagttaTTTGCTTTGATGTGGTTGCTTTTCGGAGGCTTTAGGGGCCAAGAAAAAGCACTGCACAAAGGTTATCATCTGACGCACACAGAAATTAAGTAGCTTTTGGTGGTGCCCCCTGCTAGGCTCCTCACTGAAAGCCTggtcgttcaaacccaccagcgactcccagagagcaaagacctggagatctacaaCCGTGaaaattacagtctaggaaaccctatggggcagttctgctctgttatataggatcgctatgtgtcggaatcaactggagggcacacaacaacaacaggggccaAG from Loxodonta africana isolate mLoxAfr1 chromosome 11, mLoxAfr1.hap2, whole genome shotgun sequence includes these protein-coding regions:
- the APOC2 gene encoding apolipoprotein C-II, with the protein product MDTRYLLAVFFILLVLGLEVQGDLRPQAEEADGSTFLTWVQKSLRRYWDAAKTTAEGLYQKTALPTVNEKIGDMYTKCTSAATTYLGILTDQIVSIVKGEE